The Acidobacteriota bacterium genome includes the window GTCTTGCAAGGTCCACGGCTTCGGGAAAGACCCCCCAGATCGTCGGCGGGGCTGAGACCCCCCCCCGCCCCAAGTGAGGACATGCGTGGAGATCATCGTCGTTGCCACTCGGAGCGGCCGGGCGATTCCTGGATTTTGGGGATGTCCTGGCCGCGCTCCAGAAGGTACGTGGCGAAGCCGTGCCGAAAGATGTGGGGCGTGACGCGCTTGGCGATCTTCGCGTTCCTCGCCCCACGGCCTACCGCCTTCTGGAGCACCGACCGTGCAGGGGATAGCGCACGAGACGGCCGCTCCGGTCACTGCGCGTCGCGCTCCAGACTTGCCTGAAGCCGGACCAGGCTGTCCTGAGATACTTTGATCAAGCCGCGTCGCGGCCGGTCGATATCCAGAATCGTCGTGAGCACCAGGACAATGAGCACCGCAAAGAGGGCGTTCGAGGCAAATCTCCGGCGCCGCGTGAGTCCGCAGCGGTAACCCAGCAGGCCGAACGACGCCACGGACACCGCAAGCAAGAGAGACAGCACTGTTTCAGGCACGTGGTTGTCGAACGCGACCTGGCGCTTTTCGTGCAAATCGATGACGTTGTTGAGGGACTCCACGAACAGACCCACCGGCACGGACCGTGGCTCCTGGCTGGCCGCTTCAGCCGCCAACGCCCAGAGCCTTCGTTCGATACGTGTGGTGGCAGTTCTCGCTTGGTCAAGGCGCGCCGGATCGATGCCCGCCTCGTAGAACGCAAGTCGAGATGATACGTACTCTCGAAGCAACGCCTTGGCCTCACGTCGCTGGTCAGCGGGCAGAAACTCGGAGCGAAGAAAGGTCGTGCCGATCGCATTGGCCTCTTCGAGGACGAGCGACTTGCGGACGTCGAAGCGCGATGCCGCCATGAAAAAGGTGAAGCTCAGCAGCAGGGCGAGAAGACCCAGCAACGCGGCCTGCAGAGAATCCACATGGGCCTTATCCGACTCCTCTCCCTTGTCGCCGTGGCGCACGCCCAGGCGAAAACCCGCTTCGACCGCGACAAGGAAGCCAGCGAGGGATGCGAACAGGAAGACGATTTCACCAAGTCTCCACAGCATGTACTCTTGCTCCCGCAAGATACCGACGGCCTAACCTTGGGGCTCTCGGCGGCGCGCCGAAGCGAAGTGCAGGCGCGTCGGCCGCTTCCTGTGGTTGAGCCGTTTTGCGAAGTGACCCGCGGCCGCACGCCATCGCTGTTCGGGACCACCGTGGCTCTCATTGGGCGACGTGGTCCGTCTCACCCTCACGGTTCCCGCCAGCGGTGCCGGTCGGCGGCATCGAGGACCGCCCCATATTCGGAGGATCCAGCGCCGGACGCAAGAAACGAGCGCACAAGGGCATCGTACGTACCGTCGCTGGTCATTCGATGAAACTGGTGATCATCGTCCACAAGGAGCAGATGTCCCCGTGGGTATAGGTACGCCAGTGCCACCGAAGAACGGTAGTCCACGGTATGGTCGCGTACGCCCGCGAGGACCAGGACCTCGGTATCCAATTGATGCAGCGCGGCCCGGTCCCAACGCGGAGCACAGATGCGGCGCTTGTCGTGGAGATCCAGTAAAGGGGCCGCGAAGTTCCTCTGGTTTTCAAGGTCTGGATGGAGCTTGTCGCCTGCCAGCCGCGCGAGGGCCTGGGATGGGAGGAGAAATTCGAAGAGACGGACCCGGATGGGGATTCCCTCAGGGGAATTGAGAAAGGCGCCAACCGCTTCAACCTGATAGTCCTGTCGTGCCTTCCCATAGGCTTCGGTGTCTCCCGAGGCCAGGGCACGGATGAGACTTGCCCGCTCTTCTGGCAGCCGGTCGGGCGGGACGAAGAAGTTCTGCCTCTGCAGGGTCATGACGAGCCGCGCCCTGTCCGCCGCGTGCCTTTCCAGTGCCTGACGGAGCAAGGCGTGAAGCCGCGGATCGAATGCGCCGACTTCCTCCCAGAAGCGATCCGTATTCAGGCCCAGCTCCCCGACAAGGAATGGGTTCAGCGCGGCGGGTGTCGCCGCCCGCGCGACGTGCTGGCCGTATTTCGCGAGGTATTGATGAACGAGAAAGGCACCTCCCGACTGTCCATAGAGCAGGATCTTGCCTTCTGCCCCGACGATCGTCCGCCGGACCGTTTCGATATCCTCGACCCACTCGTCCGCGGAGAAAACGGCCCACGCTTTCTCCCAGTCCGGCTCTCCCCCCGGCCCTTGTGCCGCCCTGATGAACTCGGGAGTGAAGCCGCGCCCGATGATTCCAACAACGTTGAATGCGCTGCCGAATCGCCTCTTCTGCAGCTCGGCCATGGCGCCTTTCCGCACATAGAACTGCTGCGCGTCCGCGATGACGAACAGGACCGGCTTGGCAGGGTCGAACGAAGCCCCGAACTCGGCGTGGATCGAAGCGCGGCCCAGCGCTGGATTCTCGCGGTCGAGCGGCACCTCCACCGCGCGGTCAAGACTCATCTCGAGCGGCTGCTCCCCTTGGGGTTCGACCGGTTTCGCCGTGGCGCTCGCCCATGCGGCGATCCACGCGAACGTGAGCAATAGGCTACAGAATGCGAAGCGAGTTCGATGAACCCTTGTTGCGCCGTGAATCATGGACCCTGTCCTTTCTCCAAGCTCGTGCCTACCGTCTCGCCCCAACGCCCGGCAGTCACCGGACCCAGATCGCCCTTGCGAAGAGCATCCGAGCAGCCCCTCCGCGACGCTCGAACGGACGGCGGCGGGGCCGGGTGTTGCGGAGCATGGTTGGGCGTTTGCACTACTTCCAGGGAGAATCCTCGCCCTTCGGGACTCCCAGTCGATCGGCGATCCGATCGACC containing:
- a CDS encoding tyrosine-type recombinase/integrase; this encodes MLQKAVGRGARNAKIAKRVTPHIFRHGFATYLLERGQDIPKIQESPGRSEWQRR
- a CDS encoding alpha/beta fold hydrolase; the protein is MIHGATRVHRTRFAFCSLLLTFAWIAAWASATAKPVEPQGEQPLEMSLDRAVEVPLDRENPALGRASIHAEFGASFDPAKPVLFVIADAQQFYVRKGAMAELQKRRFGSAFNVVGIIGRGFTPEFIRAAQGPGGEPDWEKAWAVFSADEWVEDIETVRRTIVGAEGKILLYGQSGGAFLVHQYLAKYGQHVARAATPAALNPFLVGELGLNTDRFWEEVGAFDPRLHALLRQALERHAADRARLVMTLQRQNFFVPPDRLPEERASLIRALASGDTEAYGKARQDYQVEAVGAFLNSPEGIPIRVRLFEFLLPSQALARLAGDKLHPDLENQRNFAAPLLDLHDKRRICAPRWDRAALHQLDTEVLVLAGVRDHTVDYRSSVALAYLYPRGHLLLVDDDHQFHRMTSDGTYDALVRSFLASGAGSSEYGAVLDAADRHRWREP